The sequence below is a genomic window from Bremerella alba.
CTGCCAACTTGAATCATAGCAATCTGTGTGCGGTTTATGATGTGGGCGAAGTTGACGGGCAGCACTTCTTGACGATGGAGTACATCGAAGGGCACTCGTTAGATGAGTTATTGAAGTCAGGGCAAGACTGGACCGATCGTGAAGTGATGCTGCTCGTTCGGCAAATTTCCAGAGCGCTTCACGTGGCCCATGAAAACGGGATCGTGCATCGCGATCTAAAGCCTGCGAACGTGATGATTAACGCACAAGGCAAGCCGGTTGTCACCGACTTTGGCCTGGCTCATCGAAGCGATGATAGTACATCTCAGATCACCCATAGCGGGCAAATCCTGGGCACACCGGCATACATGTCCCCAGAGCAAGTAGAAGGCGATTTAGATCGGTTGGGGCCTGCCTGCGACGTTTACTCGCTGGGCGTGATGACGTTTCAGTTATTGACCAAGCATCGACCGTTCGAGGGTTCCACCGCCGCCATTCTCGGAAAGATCATGAGCGAAGACGCGCCTGCGATGGCGACGTTCCGCGATACGATCGATCCGCGGCTCGAAGAGATCGTCCGCCGCATGATGGCCAAAGAGATCGCAGATCGCTACGCCTCGCTTCAAGAGGTGCTCCAAGCGATCGATATCTGGCTGGAAGCCGAGACCCCGATTGACTCGCCCTCCACTCGCGAAGGTCGAAGTCGTACCCCCAGGCAGGCCGCCACAATCGTCGGAGGATTGCTATTCGCGGCCGCAATCGTTTGGGGTGTTGTCCTTTTAATTCAAACTCCGAGCGCCCCGTTGCGGGTGGTCGTGAATGACCAGGCGGTGGATGTCCTCATCGACCAAGAGAAAATATCTCTCGTGGATGGGAAGTGGGAAGGCATTCGAACATCGGGAACCCATCGACTCGCGCTAAGAATTGGCGACCAGGAGTTGTCATTAAATGAGTCGACAACGATTCAACTCAACAATGAGAAACGAACGGTAAGTGTCAATGTCGCTGGCATTCAGTTGGAAGGAGACAGGTTTGAAATCACCCGCGGAACCAGTCCCACCGCGGCCATCAACATCGAGTGGCTGCATCCACCCGAGGGCGTTGCAACGGTAGCAAACGAAACACCTTCTGTTCGAACATTAGAAGAGGTATTGGCTTACGAACGTCAGGTGGCTCAATGGGTGTTGGCTCAGCATGGCGAGGTGCATATTCTGCTGGCCAATACGCACACCGACCTTGTCGTTAGGGAAGCGACAAAACTGCCTTCTGAGCCATTCTATGTACGCAAGATTCATGGAGTGAAACTGTCAACGGATGAATCGAAAGGACTGCGTCAACTCAATGAACTAACGATGCTTCGGGAACTAAAAATTCACGACCCTGACATCCCCGAAGATTCCTTAAATGGGGTTCACTTTGGTCCGGCCATGAGTTTCCTCGATATCGCCGGTACCAAGATTAAGACCTCAGAATTGCGTCAATGTTCTGGCTTAGGAAATGTATCAGCGTTTGAAGTCCATGCGTCGCAAGTCGATGATAAATGGAGTTGCTTAGAGCTTCTGCCACGTATCGAATCGCTCATGATTCTTGGTTCAGGAACGGACGCCGTGAGACAGCTCGCGGAGTCTACGTTTTTACCCAATACCAAGCTCAACTATTTGTTTCTGGGAGACTGGGGCACTTCCGTATCCGAAAAGACGGCAAGTCGATTGCAGAATATCTGCCCGGATCTTTCCATCATTCAAACTCTGGATGGTGGTCGAATCTATGTTGGGAAGCCGGTTCGCGCTTTGGCCCTTCGCGAGCTGATGGAATTTGGGTTCGGTGTTCGGGCGCGTTCCAGGTTTAAAAGCGATCGACTCTTTACCAAGGACTCTCCCTTTCCGGATGATAAGCCGTTTCAAATGGGTGAATTGGTTTTTCCCAAGGAACTCGAACTAACGAACGAGATCGTCCAACTCCTAGCAAAGACGACATGGATTCCGAAAATAACCGCTCCATCTCTGCGGAACACCGACCAGTTGATTGAGCACCTGATGCACTACAGCACCCGCTACGTCGACCTCTCCGATTCCGACTTAACCAACTACGGGCTGATAAGATTCACTTCCCGATACCGGCAAGGGGAACTCGATATTCGAGGAACTAGCATCTCGGCAGAAACGATTCTGAGATGCCAGAAGCAATCGCCTATGCTGACCATCTATAGTGATCACGGAACGTTTCAGCCGCAGCTTATCCCGTTGCAGAAAGATTCTACTGAACGTGAGTTAGACTCCTACTTGGCTTACGAACGCAGGGTTGCCAACTGGGTTCTCGAAAACGGAGGTGCGCTCAACTTACGCCTTGCCGATCGGCCGCTAGTACCCATCACTCAAAAGAGCGAATTGCCGGACGACGCATTTGTTATCGCTTATGTGAAAGGCCTTAAGCTCAACAGCAAGCAAGCTCACGAGTTTCAGCAATTAGACAATCTACGTGGATTGACCAGGCTCGACTTTCTTCACGGTTCATTATCCCCCGGAATGATGAAAGGGATGCAGTTCAAGTCTTCCCTGCAAGAGCTGATTATCTTTTTCGGTACGTTGAAAACTTCTGAATTGGCAGATCATGCTTGGCTATCGAACCTGCTTGAGTTTGGTGTAGGGAGTAGCCAGGTCGACGACAACTGGGAAATACTGAGCAAAATGCCGCGACTTCGAATCTTAGGAATTGACGATCCTACACAAGAGTCGTTGGAGTCTTTGGAAGCCTCCGAGCATTTCCGAAATAGCGATTTACGCCTGCTGCACTTAGGCATTCGCAACGATTTCTCCGAATCGATCATCGAAGAGATACAGGCTTTGCATCCTACTTTGGCCATTACTCAGTGGACAGGAACACATACGGCATTTCGAGGTAATCCCGTTCAGCGACACGTTGCCAAAGAGCTTTTGGATATGGGCTTTACCACGAAACCAGATATTACCGCCGTGCCAGCCCCGGGGGAAAATCCCTCAACTCAGATTTGGCGAATCGAATTTCCAGACGGATTTCACGTTACACCCGAAAGTATCGAGCTAATCGACCGCATTGAGCCGCTCCATGCCGTCTATGGGAGAGCTTTGACAAACACCTCGCTTCTGGCCCAACACCTGGCGAAGCGAGGTCTTGTGCAAATCGAGTTGATCGACAGTGACCTCCAAGAGGAAGATCTGGAAACGCTCTTTCCCAGCTTTCGTCCAGGCAACATGGACTTAAGAGGAAGTGACATCTCGAAAGATACGTTTCTCCACTACCACCAGAAGTACCCGCTGATCAACCTGCGAACGCAGTACGGTACGTTTGGCGTGGAATACGAACTTCTTCCAGAGCTAGACCACGATTCGGTACCTGCGGACGATCCCAAGTCTCAAAACGAATAACGTAGCCAATTTCAGTTTGGTAGCACCCTGCTTCTTGGGCGAATTAATCTCAAATATGAATTCGCTACCAGGCTCGCAATTTCACGTC
It includes:
- a CDS encoding serine/threonine protein kinase, with the protein product MSPRPVLFDLSAKDQARIVEICDQFEVAWIEQEPVSIADTLEQTKLGTRELLLQELISIERHYRSLYLGQPVSNEQLLSDNFEIATEISKLLSNQNIEATQVSYETKSQPSAAPNRRTFFPSLPAEFGRYRVLHQLGEGGMGSVFLASDTQLERHIALKLPQLDYHSDPQLIARFYREAKAAANLNHSNLCAVYDVGEVDGQHFLTMEYIEGHSLDELLKSGQDWTDREVMLLVRQISRALHVAHENGIVHRDLKPANVMINAQGKPVVTDFGLAHRSDDSTSQITHSGQILGTPAYMSPEQVEGDLDRLGPACDVYSLGVMTFQLLTKHRPFEGSTAAILGKIMSEDAPAMATFRDTIDPRLEEIVRRMMAKEIADRYASLQEVLQAIDIWLEAETPIDSPSTREGRSRTPRQAATIVGGLLFAAAIVWGVVLLIQTPSAPLRVVVNDQAVDVLIDQEKISLVDGKWEGIRTSGTHRLALRIGDQELSLNESTTIQLNNEKRTVSVNVAGIQLEGDRFEITRGTSPTAAINIEWLHPPEGVATVANETPSVRTLEEVLAYERQVAQWVLAQHGEVHILLANTHTDLVVREATKLPSEPFYVRKIHGVKLSTDESKGLRQLNELTMLRELKIHDPDIPEDSLNGVHFGPAMSFLDIAGTKIKTSELRQCSGLGNVSAFEVHASQVDDKWSCLELLPRIESLMILGSGTDAVRQLAESTFLPNTKLNYLFLGDWGTSVSEKTASRLQNICPDLSIIQTLDGGRIYVGKPVRALALRELMEFGFGVRARSRFKSDRLFTKDSPFPDDKPFQMGELVFPKELELTNEIVQLLAKTTWIPKITAPSLRNTDQLIEHLMHYSTRYVDLSDSDLTNYGLIRFTSRYRQGELDIRGTSISAETILRCQKQSPMLTIYSDHGTFQPQLIPLQKDSTERELDSYLAYERRVANWVLENGGALNLRLADRPLVPITQKSELPDDAFVIAYVKGLKLNSKQAHEFQQLDNLRGLTRLDFLHGSLSPGMMKGMQFKSSLQELIIFFGTLKTSELADHAWLSNLLEFGVGSSQVDDNWEILSKMPRLRILGIDDPTQESLESLEASEHFRNSDLRLLHLGIRNDFSESIIEEIQALHPTLAITQWTGTHTAFRGNPVQRHVAKELLDMGFTTKPDITAVPAPGENPSTQIWRIEFPDGFHVTPESIELIDRIEPLHAVYGRALTNTSLLAQHLAKRGLVQIELIDSDLQEEDLETLFPSFRPGNMDLRGSDISKDTFLHYHQKYPLINLRTQYGTFGVEYELLPELDHDSVPADDPKSQNE